The nucleotide window GGCTTAGAGATGAATCCAGGGTTGCTTGGTGACAGTTATGAAAGTTCTTTGGAGATTTCAGCATTTCTTGATTTTGATATTAGCCATTTAAAGCTCATCTTTCTTATTGAGAATCTGTGTTGGGGGTGAATCAGGTTGATTTGATTCTTCCACCTTTGAAGACATCTTCTTAGACTCCAGGTTTTGATTAGAATGCAAGGAACAATACTTTTCCTGTGATGTTGTATTTAGCTCATCCAGAGCTAAAGTGTGTCCAGAGGTTAGGTGAGGAACATCCAGTGTGTTCAGAGGTTAGGTGAGGAACAAGTTGGCAGGTTGGCAGGGATGGAGGCAGGTTTGAGAATGAAGAACCAGCTAGTAAGTTGAGACTCTGATTTTCTCATTGGATCTTTCCCATTAGCAACAATGTTCTCAAAGGGTAACAATAGTATATGACCTGGAGTCTCCGGGATAGGGAGAGTTCACATGTAGAGGTCCTCCCTGGCCAGCAGGGGGCGCCAAAGGACAAATATCTGGGGCCTGTGCGCCCCCAGAAGCATCTAATTATAAGAAAGTGGGCAATGACTtgtgtgaaatgaaatgaaaagaaacatggAGGGTTTGTAATTTCTTTGGCGAGTGACATAAAATGTGCTTAGCATAACCGTATCTGATTCTAGTAAGATGCTGTTGTCTTAGCATTACAGGGTGTGATTGCAATATGGGGCCTGGTGCTTAGGCTGTAGGCTGTATTGAAACAGTTTGGCCTTGCGATGGCACCTGCATTTCCATGTACAACTGTTGAACCGCAGTTTCTTTTCATCAGTGGGGATGACACCCTTATGGGTGATCAGGCTTAGAAATGTAAATAGAGGTGATCATGAGTGCCATCACTGGGGAGAATGAGACATTACATGTCACTTGAGCTCTGAAACCTGAATGCCCAGTTTCATCTCATTGGCGGCCTGAATGGTTCATGCATGACCTGGGGACGTGGGAATGAGACTTTTACATCGTTAGCCCCAGTGTAATTCATGTATCAACAAATCATAATTACTAAAAAGAGCTTAACTCTGTGCCATGTACTATTCTCTAATCCCATCCCTTAGCTTACTTAATAAATGGctgaaataaatagtaaatagtaGTCATAGCTATTTGTTATGCTTAGGAAGGAGGTAAGAACATGTACCAAACCCTTTGAAAGTTGGAGCATCCATGGAAAATTGTAAAACTGAGCTGCAAGGGGGCCACACCAGGGACTATTTAGGTCATTTGCTCTTAAAATATCTGTGAACTTGATCCTCAGAGATAAACTCATTAGAAACCCAGGGTACCCCGGATACAGGCTGTGGGTGGAGGTTGATGATAACTTTCTCTTCTAGATTCCAGCAGATAAGTTGGTGGCATTGGGATTGTTCAGCCAGCACTTTAACTTGGCGACCTTCAATAAGCTGGTCTCTTACAGGAAGGCCATGTACCATGCTCTGGAGGTAACTTGGCAGTGGGTGGCTGAAGGAACATACAGAAAGCCAATTCAATCCACAGTGTGGCCAAGAATGACTCAGAGGGGACCTGGGCAACCAGAGGGAGGAGGTTAAAAGATAGCGGTCTAATAGGCTATgctgagaagggaaggaaggggttTGAGACTGTCCATAATTTCCCAGTGCCCCGCTGATGTCTGTCTGAATTGCCCTCTGAATGAGGAAGGAGGACCCCTGGGAAGTAGGAGGCAGTATCAGCATTAGTGAGCAGCGATATTAGCATTAGTGAGCAAGCTTTTGCAGAGCTTGTGGTTCAAAAGGCCAAGACTATGCAGCTGCTGAGGTCAGCTGCTTCCTCCCCTTGTCCACGGGACCCGTCAGGCTCTGTCCGTCCTCTACCTTCAGTTGGGTTTGCAGTGATTAGTGTCATCTGTCCAGCATGTGTGAGACCAAGCACTAGGCTTAGTTAGACATTAAGCCTTCACCGCCACACCTTCATTAATAACTTGGAGCTTTGTCAGAGCCCATGAGACAATGctgactgatctgacctgaccACTCCAGTTCTCTACAGGGAAGAGATCACATTTGGTGCCTCTGTGGGGAGACTGAACGCTCCTTCGTGGCCTgtccctgctcctccctccctgtcaCATACCACAGCTCAGGACAGCTGTCTGGCTATGAAAGGGCCCAGTGCGAAGGGCAATGAGGCCCCAGCAAGGGGAGTCCCTGGGTGGGGCAAGCCAGGCAAATACCCATCCCGCCTATTTATCAGATTCTATCTCTGTCTCGGCAGAAAGCCAGGATCCGGGCTGGCAAGATGTTCCCCAGCAGCCCTGGAGACTCACTGGAGGATCAGCTGAAGCCCATGTTGGAGTGGGCCCATGGAGGCTTTAAGCCCACTGGGGTCGAGGGTCTCAAACCTAACAACAAGCAACCAGGTATGAATGATGCCCTGTGGCACACCCATGCCACACTGCTGGTGAGAGCACCCTTGGGTGGTGCAGCCATGCCTGCTGCCTCTCACCTCACCCCGGCTTTCCAGCAGTCAGTTTTCCCTGGCTGACTAGTTAGTTTTTTCCCAAAAAACAGCCCAAACATTTCTAGTTTCACTGGCCGCTTTTCCTGCTAAACGGTCAAGTACAGATAATTGAGATTGAATCTGTTTCAGAACAGATCAGTAAACAGTCAAGGCGGAATGTACACTAgcaccttatttatttattttttttaaggggaaGAAATTAAGCCCTTAATATTGGAGAAAACTaggaaagtgttaaaaaaaatccctcaaaacAACCAAAATCTAGGTCACCTCCATTTAGAAAGGGGCACCATTCATCCTCAAGTTGACCAATATTGCAGTTCCTCCGTGTTTAGACAgctgcttttctgtttctctccagAAATCCAGAATGTCTTCTCATCCTTCCATTTAACGCagtgttttctgttctgttttgtccCTCCCCCGCAAAAAGTGGTTAATAAATCGAAGGTTCGTCGTACAGGCAGTAGGAACTTAGAAGCCAGGAAACACGGTATTCATTCACCATCTTTTGACTATGCCCTCTTTTCTCTGCACTTTCTTTCAATCTGTTGCACATAAAGTACCCCGAAAAGAATCAAATCTGTTGAAAAGTCACCCTGAACTCtcaccttccccttccctccagcccTCACGACTGCCTTCCAGGTGACTGGGGTTGGGTGTGCACATCCTTCCAGCTCTTCCTGTACACTGGTTGGATTTCTACTTTCCCTTCATTTCTCAATATTTATGGTATAAGCActgtaaaatgtcattttttcacTAAAGTGTCCTTATTAATGGCTGTGTAATTTTCTCTCCCAGGGACAGAGTCAAATTAAACCATGTCCCTTAATAGATTATTCTGTGTAGattgaataaaaatagaatttatagaaataaaaacagtagcCACCTAACATAATTCAGTATTTATTGGCAGCCACATCAAAAAGCTTAAATTAATATTGATCATACACTTAATCTGTTCCCAGCATTTAGTACAAAAAATGATAGTCCTCTTTTCAATATCTTGCTTTAAGTGTCTTAGAACATCTCAATTGGGACACTAAGTGTTCATTACAAACAGTTGATTGGTGTTTTCACCAATGTCCAGCTTGTTCCCAATGGATTAGTTAATGGGATCtatcaaaagttttaaaatgtgcatcggaattaaattaaaacacagtCCCTCAGTCACAATGGTGAGAGATTGCTGTTCTCAGTAGCTTCCTGTGGCTTTCAGCTTATCAGAGATCTCAGGCAGAGTTGGTGGCATCTGTAGACTGAGCTGGATCTGGTGGATGCATTTTGCATCTATAGCTGTTTAAGGCCCTGTACGTGGGTCAGGCACGTGAGTTTCAGATAACGTCGTCCTCATCCAAGTTGTCCAAAGAGGGGCCATGTGACACCCAGCGGGTCACAGCCAGATGCAGCTGGCACCCAGGCCTAGCACACAGGGTCCTGTGCTCCCagcaccctcctcccacccagccGCGGCTGCCTTCTCACCTTTCACAGAGAATAAGACGCGGAGACGCACAGCTGACGACTCAGCCACCTCTGACTACTGCCCCCCACCCAAGCGCCTCAAGACAAATTGTTACAACAACGGCAAGGACCGAGGAGAGGAGGACCAGAGTCGAGGTgactgtggggtggggaggggaggctagGGACCCATGCATCCTCAGTTGGCTGTGGGCAGGTAGGGAGGAACACCCAGCACAAGGCTCTCTGACCTTATCTTTTCTCATCACCTTGTCTTTTCTTAACAGAACAAATGGCTTCGGATGTTGCCAGCAACAAAGGCAATCTGGAAGGTAACGCCCTCTCCCTTGCTGGCTTCCCTTCCTCAGTAGTGCTCCCAGCTAGTGCTCCAGTGCTGCTGGTCTGCCCTGCCCTGCAGAGGTTAACCCCGAACTCTGCCTTGACCTCAGGGTGAGGTGTGGACACCTACCTTACTCAGGTGCTACTTAGAATGAGTCACCTGATTTTCACTGAGGGTGATTCCTAAGGTCAGTGGGCACGAAGGATGCTTGGGGACAGGAAGGAAATGACACTTGGGCCAGGAGAGTCACAAACCTGAAACCACGATCTGTGGCCTCTTTAGCCCCCTGAACAAGCACTGCAACTGGCTCAGAGGTGGAAGACTGTCATTCTCAAACcagctctggttcctttgccctGGCTGGGAACCCAGTACACTTCTAATGGATCTCGGGATGTGTGATGAAGGCTGTCTGTTGCATCCTCAGCCCCATGTCTTTAGTCAAAATATGAAGTGGTTAGTCACTTCAGGGTCGGAAAATGGCACAGCTGCTGACCCAGGGAGCCCACGTTTGGAGCAGACCCTGACAATCCTCAGGACATGGACCCATGATCTTCCCCAGCCCTCAAGACTCCTTCAGCCATCTGTCTGCTTCCTGGATGGGCGTGGGGTGAGGGTCCTTGGTATTCGATAGGCCCGGCCCACTTGGTCAGATCTGTAAGACCCGCTGATGGGACGTGAGGCTGGATAGCCTAATAGGAAAAGGACCCCGGCTCTTGAAATCACAGATTATAGTCTGTGTGTAGGATTGGTCACAGTCAAGTCCTATCCTAGGACGACGGGCAAGTTGGCATGACCACAACCCTCAGAAGTGCCAGTCTGTGTAGAGTCTTGAAAGATTTTCATACCAGACTCTCCAAGCATATGCCTCTGCTGGTGCAGCTACTTGTTGCCCCCCTGCACACCtaggtccccccaccccccacctgccCCAAGCCCCGCGTTCTTCCTTCTGGGCCAATCCTTTGCCTGTCTTGTGGGACCTTCTGCTTGGAGCTGTTGATTTAACCGTCTCCTTGTGGGATCGAGGATGGTTCCAGAGACAAATCGTTGCATAATCCTAGCATGGAGTAAAGCGCAGTGAGACCCAAGGCTTTAGCAGCGGCCTTGTCTTTCTTACAGATAGCTGTTTGTCCTGTGGTAGGAAAAACCCCGTGTCCTTCCATCCTCTCTTTGAGGGTGGGCTCTGCCAGACATGCCGGGTAAGTCCAATCCCCACCCTGAACTTTCCCGCCCCCTGCCTGCTCCGTGACGTCCCGTACTTCCTCAAAAAAAGCCTCCCGAGTGTAGGCAGCAGGAAAGGTTCTAGGGGGGCTAATCACCCTACCCTTCCCTCCCAAGGGTGCTGGCCTGCAGACCCAGGCCAGTGGTCCCTGTAAAGAGCACCAGGCCACCAGCGACCTGCTGTGTGGCTGTGTCCGAGGGCCGACGAGCCCGCTGGACTTGGCTGGCTGTGCCCGGCCTCCGGCTTCACAGGCGTCTCTCTCTGGCTGCCAGGACCGCTTCCTCGAGCTCTTCTACATGTACGACGACGACGGCTACCAGTCGTACTGCACCGTGTGCTGCGAGGGCCGCGAGCTGCTCCTGTGCAGCAACACGAGCTGCTGCCGGTGAGCCGCAGGGCTCCCCGGACGGGTTCCAGGCCTGGGCACTGGCGCCTCGCTGACTGGGAACCAGGGCCCGGAGCCAGAATTATTCTGCGGGGGCCTGTCCTTGAAGTGCTTATACATCCCTACAGTAGCACTAGGATGTACGGACAAGCTCGGGGCATGAGAGAGGAGAATCCATCACCCCCAGAGCTCAGCCAATTCTGGGCATGGCATGGGTCCCCAAGGAAGAGGTCGGTGTTCCCCAAACACAGGCCTTCCCGCCCTTGGGGAGGGGCAGCTAGGGGCCTGAGAAGGTTTCAGCCAGCACGAGCCATCTCCATGGGGAGGGTTGGGTCACAGGAGAGCCATCGGATGACAGGCACCCTCCTCCCCCGCTGCCTGGCACAGGTGCTTCTGCGTGGAGTGTCTGGAGGTGCTGGTGGGCGCGGGCACGGCGGCAGAGGCCAAGCTGCAGGAGCCCTGGAGTTGCTACATGTGTCTCCCGCAGCGTTGCCACGGCATCCTGCGGCGCCGCAAGGACTGGAGTGTGCGTCTGCAGGCCTTCTTCACCAGCGACCCCGGGCTCGAATATGTAAGCCTGGCATCCGCCCCAGTCTGTCAAACAAAGCTCCGCTGTCCAAAGGAGCATCTGTctcaggctggagacccaggcgGCTCTGGggttcttccctcccctccttcttggCTTGGGTTTTCAAGGGCCTGCTGAAGAAATAAGATGGAACTGACCCAGTCTTAGTTTTAGTAGAACTGCAGGGGGGAGGGAAGCCTTTGACTTACTCTCAGGTCTGGCTGAAAGTGGCTTTTCCTGGGCTGCTTGCTGTTGTTTATGGAGGAACACGTCTGGAGTAGTGTCAAAGtctcgttgttccatgtcctcaGGGTAGAAGGGTCATGCTCAGGGCATCCcagctcagaaaggttaaaacACATGGCTTGTTGCCCCTCAGGAAGGCCAGCCCCACCTCCGCACCTCCACCTCTATGATCTCTATTTTTATTAACCTGGCAGGAAGCCCCCAAGTTATACCCTGCGATTCCTGCAAACCGAAGGCGGCCTATTCGAGTCTTGTCACTGTTTGATGGAATTGCAACAGGTGAGTTTAGAGCTCACCTAGGGATGCTTACCTGCTTCAGGTATCTGATTTCAATGTTAGGAAAGACCCCTGGGGTTACCCATTGCTCACCTGTTCTGAGAAATCCATTGGTTCCTTGTTTCTCTCCTTGAATCCATCATTTCACATAACTGGTCCTCCTCCTTTAAAggcatggattttattttttatgtgtaggAATCTTGGGAAATTATTTGCTGTTTCATATCATAGATATATTGGAGATTAATTCTGAACTCATCACAGTTCCTTCCCATTTCCCCCAGGTTTCCCATGTATAGAATTAGCATAGCCAACATGTGTTGCCTCTGGGGGCTTTGCCTGATTCATTCCTCAGAAGTGCCCTATAATATATTGTTAGGAATATTTCCCTTTTACCAGAGTAGGAAGCAGTGAGAATCAGTTGCTGTGTATTTAGCATCActtgtattaatatttacttttgttcACCAGTGTCCACCTGCCTAAAATACTGATAGCTTTAAAAGACTCCAGGTCATCACCAGTGGCTTGTTTTCCCCTCCCTTTGGGGAAAGTAGGTTCTAAAAAACTATTTGTGTTTGTACAATGGCTTATTCTCACTGTAGCTTGCCAGAAATGTATTTGATTGTCCTGGAGCGGATGGTGCTCAGCATTGGCTATGCACTAGTAAGTTTTGATACATAACGGCCAGTGGACACAGCAGAGAGTCTGGGGAGCCCAGTTTCATTGCTGACAGCATGGCTTCCCTTGAGGACTGCCATGATCTTTATGTCTCTGGTCTGAGTTCTAAAGATTGTCTGGAGATGGCTTCTAGACAATCACTGGAAGGATGGGCCCTGGGCAGGACAATCCTGATAGATTTTCTCTTCCCCTTGACAACCGCCCCCGCCTCCCATAGGGTACTTGGTCCTCAAAGAACTGGGCATCAAAGTGGAGAAATACGTGGCCTCCGAAGTGTGTGAAGAGTCCATTGCCGTTGGCACCGTTAAGCACGAGGGCAACATCAAATACGTGAATGACGTCAGGAATATCACAAAGAAAAACGTGAGGGCAACACCCACTTCTTCTTCTCCCTGAACCCCATACATCCTTACAACCAACTGGTCACCTACCTGCCCAGGGTTGTGGCAGAAGAACAGCTTTGGTTACATCCATCTGTAGTGTTAAGCTCACAACTTGAAAATCCTTCATATGTAAAGCAATCTCAGAGAAGCTTGAGCTTTTGGATTTCTTGGGTCAAAAGTGAAGCTGGGAAATTTAAATGACCAAGCAAGACTTGGAAGTGAGTTTTCTTCTAGCTAGTTACCTGGAATCCAGGCTGTTCATCTCTccatccccagccccagccctgactGTTTTTCTCCTGCAGATTGAAGAATGGGGCCCATTTGACTTGGTGATTGGTGGAAGCCCATGCAATGATCTCTCCAATGTGAACCCTGCCAGAAAAGGCCTGTATGGTGAGCATCCCTTCTCACATAGACCCCAAGAGACCCTATGTCCCCTGACTGCTGGCCAGGAAGAGTGCCCTGAGAAGGAGCTGTTAGCTTCTGGCCAACTGTACTTGCTGGCTCTGTTCATCCCTCATTGTGACTCCTCATTTTCCAGAGATAAAAATGAATCTCGCATGGCTGATGCCTGGCTTTCTAGATGGTGGCAGGGAGAGGGGACAGTAAGTCATCAGCATAGCTAGTCCTTGGGAATATGTTGGTCTCAATATGGAAGAGTGGGCTGAAGGGTTTGAACCTGGCTTTGCCATTGTCTTTCGTGGGCTCAGAGGGCACAGGCCGGCTCTTCTTTGAGTTCTACCACCTGCTGAATTACACTCGCCCCAAGGAGGGTGAAGACCGGCCTTTCTTCTGGATGTTTGAGAATGTGGTGGCCATGAAGGTTGGCGACAAGCGGGACATCTCTCGGTTTTTGGAGGTGAGGACGTCTGGAGTCTTGATTCTCAGGGTAACACAAATGGGAAGGCTTGCTGGCACTGGGGTGAGGGTTATTTCCAGAGTTGGAATTGATGGTTTCCCGTGGAGGGCATGGCTAGTTGTGAGAGTATGTGGGAAATGTTTGATCTCTCACCTCACTCTAAACCCACTGAAGTTGAGATGATGAGACTAGCATACTTTTGGAGGCACCATGAGAGCGGACCAGACACTTTTTACTTGAATTTTTCTCACCCTTATGCTCAGAACTTCTGCTTTAGGGACCATAAGAAAGATCATTACCTACTGCTTAGTATGCATCAAGCATGGTAGTAAATACTATGtatttacatgtatgtatgtatgtatataagctTCCCAAGttgtgctggtggtaaagaatctgcctgccaatgcaggttttgatccctgggtcaggaagatcttgaggaaatggcaacccactccagtattcttgcctggaaaattccacgcacagaggagcctggcaagctacagtccatggggccacaaagagtaggacatgactgagcacagatacacacacacacatagacttaCTTCCCCCCGACTTTAAAGCCTCTGTTCTACTAGGGAGGTTCTGGAACTGGTTGGTCCATTCCTCATGCCTTGTGAACGTTGGCTGACCAGTGACAGAAGTCAGATTTTGCCAGCACTGCATTTGCATAACCAGGACCTCATCCATTTTGCTGGGTTTCAGTTTTGAGCTTCCTTTACCCCCGTACCCAGGGCTTCTGTAATGATTTGACATGCCCAGGGAATACCGCCTCTTAAGCAGCAAGTCTGATCTGGTCTCTTTCCCCACCATTAACAGAGAGACACAGGCTTGGTCCTTCAGACAGATTCTTGCGGGGAATTGGTCAGTCCCTCGCCTGGCAGGAGTCATACCTCCCGCACAGTCAGGGACAGCCATGTCCCCAGTGCCACCTGCATTCTGCCCTGAGCTCCCAGCAGCTGCCCTGTTCTCTCCCCACAGTGTAACCCAGTGATGATTGATGCCATCAAAGTGTCTGCTGCTCACAGAGCCCGATACTTCTGGGGCAACCTGCCCGGGATGAACAGGTAACAAGGGGCTCCTGGTGGGACCGGTAACAGCCGAGTTAAATATAATGGTGTGAGCCATAACCACCAACTCTTAGGACTCTTAGGAGAGGGGCACATTGGAACCTTGTATAAAGAGCTGCTCTGCTGAGAAAGGCCTCACCTTCTGCTTCAGACCAACCCTTAGTGTTATGGTTGAAGCTTGTTAGGCTGTATAGCAACTGCCTGAGACTCAGGCCAGGATTCCACAATATACTTTACTCCTGCTCTGCCCACA belongs to Bos indicus isolate NIAB-ARS_2022 breed Sahiwal x Tharparkar chromosome 13, NIAB-ARS_B.indTharparkar_mat_pri_1.0, whole genome shotgun sequence and includes:
- the DNMT3B gene encoding DNA (cytosine-5)-methyltransferase 3B isoform X6; translated protein: MKGDTRQLNGEEDASRREDSVLTNGGCSDQSSDSKDAPSPPILEAISTPEIRGGRGGRGRRSSSRLSKREVSSLLSYTQDLTGDGDGEGEDGDGSDTPVMPKLFRETRTRSESPAVRTRNNSSTSTRERHRPSLRSTRGRQGRNHVDESPVAFSTTRSLRRRTGSSAGTPWPSPASPYLTIDLTDEDVVPQSSSTPYARLGQDSQQESMESSQLDADGRDADSTEYQDGKEFGIGDLVWGKIKGFSWWPAMVVSWKATSKRQAMSGMRWVQWFGDGKFSEIPADKLVALGLFSQHFNLATFNKLVSYRKAMYHALEKARIRAGKMFPSSPGDSLEDQLKPMLEWAHGGFKPTGVEGLKPNNKQPENKTRRRTADDSATSDYCPPPKRLKTNCYNNGKDRGEEDQSREQMASDVASNKGNLEDSCLSCGRKNPVSFHPLFEGGLCQTCRDRFLELFYMYDDDGYQSYCTVCCEGRELLLCSNTSCCRCFCVECLEVLVGAGTAAEAKLQEPWSCYMCLPQRCHGILRRRKDWSVRLQAFFTSDPGLEYEAPKLYPAIPANRRRPIRVLSLFDGIATGYLVLKELGIKVEKYVASEVCEESIAVGTVKHEGNIKYVNDVRNITKKNIEEWGPFDLVIGGSPCNDLSNVNPARKGLYEGTGRLFFEFYHLLNYTRPKEGEDRPFFWMFENVVAMKVGDKRDISRFLECNPVMIDAIKVSAAHRARYFWGNLPGMNRIFGFPVHYTDVSNMGRVARQKLLGRSWSVPVIRHLFAPLKDYFACE
- the DNMT3B gene encoding DNA (cytosine-5)-methyltransferase 3B isoform X8 codes for the protein MKGDTRQLNGEEDASRREDSVLTNGGCSDQSSDSKDAPSPPILEAISTPEIRGRRSSSRLSKREVSSLLSYTQDLTGDGDGEGEDGDGSDTPVMPKLFRETRTRSESPASLRRRTGSSAGTPWPSPASPYLTIDLTDEDVVPQSSSTPYARLGQDSQQESMESSQLDADGRDADSTEYQDGKEFGIGDLVWGKIKGFSWWPAMVVSWKATSKRQAMSGMRWVQWFGDGKFSEIPADKLVALGLFSQHFNLATFNKLVSYRKAMYHALEKARIRAGKMFPSSPGDSLEDQLKPMLEWAHGGFKPTGVEGLKPNNKQPENKTRRRTADDSATSDYCPPPKRLKTNCYNNGKDRGEEDQSREQMASDVASNKGNLEDSCLSCGRKNPVSFHPLFEGGLCQTCRDRFLELFYMYDDDGYQSYCTVCCEGRELLLCSNTSCCRCFCVECLEVLVGAGTAAEAKLQEPWSCYMCLPQRCHGILRRRKDWSVRLQAFFTSDPGLEYEAPKLYPAIPANRRRPIRVLSLFDGIATGYLVLKELGIKVEKYVASEVCEESIAVGTVKHEGNIKYVNDVRNITKKNIEEWGPFDLVIGGSPCNDLSNVNPARKGLYEGTGRLFFEFYHLLNYTRPKEGEDRPFFWMFENVVAMKVGDKRDISRFLECNPVMIDAIKVSAAHRARYFWGNLPGMNRIFGFPVHYTDVSNMGRVARQKLLGRSWSVPVIRHLFAPLKDYFACE
- the DNMT3B gene encoding DNA (cytosine-5)-methyltransferase 3B isoform X4 — its product is MKGDTRQLNGEEDASRREDSVLTNGGCSDQSSDSKDAPSPPILEAISTPEIRGGRGGRGRRSSSRLSKREVSSLLSYTQDLTGDGDGEGEDGDGSDTPVMPKLFRETRTRSESPASLRRRTGSSAGTPWPSPASPYLTIDLTDEDVVPQSSSTPYARLGQDSQQESMESSQLDADGRDADSTEYQDGKEFGIGDLVWGKIKGFSWWPAMVVSWKATSKRQAMSGMRWVQWFGDGKFSEIPADKLVALGLFSQHFNLATFNKLVSYRKAMYHALEKARIRAGKMFPSSPGDSLEDQLKPMLEWAHGGFKPTGVEGLKPNNKQPENKTRRRTADDSATSDYCPPPKRLKTNCYNNGKDRGEEDQSREQMASDVASNKGNLEDSCLSCGRKNPVSFHPLFEGGLCQTCRDRFLELFYMYDDDGYQSYCTVCCEGRELLLCSNTSCCRCFCVECLEVLVGAGTAAEAKLQEPWSCYMCLPQRCHGILRRRKDWSVRLQAFFTSDPGLEYEAPKLYPAIPANRRRPIRVLSLFDGIATGYLVLKELGIKVEKYVASEVCEESIAVGTVKHEGNIKYVNDVRNITKKNIEEWGPFDLVIGGSPCNDLSNVNPARKGLYEGTGRLFFEFYHLLNYTRPKEGEDRPFFWMFENVVAMKVGDKRDISRFLECNPVMIDAIKVSAAHRARYFWGNLPGMNRPVIASKNDKLELQDCLEFNRTAKLKKVQTITTKSNSIRQGKNQLFPVVMNGKEDVLWCTELERIFGFPVHYTDVSNMGRVARQKLLGRSWSVPVIRHLFAPLKDYFACE
- the DNMT3B gene encoding DNA (cytosine-5)-methyltransferase 3B isoform X1; translated protein: MKGDTRQLNGEEDASRREDSVLTNGGCSDQSSDSKDAPSPPILEAISTPEIRGGRGGRGRRSSSRLSKREVSSLLSYTQDLTGDGDGEGEDGDGSDTPVMPKLFRETRTRSESPAVRTRNNSSTSTRERHRPSLRSTRGRQGRNHVDESPVAFSTTRSLRRRTGSSAGTPWPSPASPYLTIDLTDEDVVPQSSSTPYARLGQDSQQESMESSQLDADGRDADSTEYQDGKEFGIGDLVWGKIKGFSWWPAMVVSWKATSKRQAMSGMRWVQWFGDGKFSEIPADKLVALGLFSQHFNLATFNKLVSYRKAMYHALEKARIRAGKMFPSSPGDSLEDQLKPMLEWAHGGFKPTGVEGLKPNNKQPENKTRRRTADDSATSDYCPPPKRLKTNCYNNGKDRGEEDQSREQMASDVASNKGNLEDSCLSCGRKNPVSFHPLFEGGLCQTCRDRFLELFYMYDDDGYQSYCTVCCEGRELLLCSNTSCCRCFCVECLEVLVGAGTAAEAKLQEPWSCYMCLPQRCHGILRRRKDWSVRLQAFFTSDPGLEYEAPKLYPAIPANRRRPIRVLSLFDGIATGYLVLKELGIKVEKYVASEVCEESIAVGTVKHEGNIKYVNDVRNITKKNIEEWGPFDLVIGGSPCNDLSNVNPARKGLYEGTGRLFFEFYHLLNYTRPKEGEDRPFFWMFENVVAMKVGDKRDISRFLECNPVMIDAIKVSAAHRARYFWGNLPGMNRPVIASKNDKLELQDCLEFNRTAKLKKVQTITTKSNSIRQGKNQLFPVVMNGKEDVLWCTELERIFGFPVHYTDVSNMGRVARQKLLGRSWSVPVIRHLFAPLKDYFACE
- the DNMT3B gene encoding DNA (cytosine-5)-methyltransferase 3B isoform X2, encoding MKGDTRQLNGEEDASRREDSVLTNGGCSDQSSDSKDAPSPPILEAISTPEIRGGRGRRSSSRLSKREVSSLLSYTQDLTGDGDGEGEDGDGSDTPVMPKLFRETRTRSESPAVRTRNNSSTSTRERHRPSLRSTRGRQGRNHVDESPVAFSTTRSLRRRTGSSAGTPWPSPASPYLTIDLTDEDVVPQSSSTPYARLGQDSQQESMESSQLDADGRDADSTEYQDGKEFGIGDLVWGKIKGFSWWPAMVVSWKATSKRQAMSGMRWVQWFGDGKFSEIPADKLVALGLFSQHFNLATFNKLVSYRKAMYHALEKARIRAGKMFPSSPGDSLEDQLKPMLEWAHGGFKPTGVEGLKPNNKQPENKTRRRTADDSATSDYCPPPKRLKTNCYNNGKDRGEEDQSREQMASDVASNKGNLEDSCLSCGRKNPVSFHPLFEGGLCQTCRDRFLELFYMYDDDGYQSYCTVCCEGRELLLCSNTSCCRCFCVECLEVLVGAGTAAEAKLQEPWSCYMCLPQRCHGILRRRKDWSVRLQAFFTSDPGLEYEAPKLYPAIPANRRRPIRVLSLFDGIATGYLVLKELGIKVEKYVASEVCEESIAVGTVKHEGNIKYVNDVRNITKKNIEEWGPFDLVIGGSPCNDLSNVNPARKGLYEGTGRLFFEFYHLLNYTRPKEGEDRPFFWMFENVVAMKVGDKRDISRFLECNPVMIDAIKVSAAHRARYFWGNLPGMNRPVIASKNDKLELQDCLEFNRTAKLKKVQTITTKSNSIRQGKNQLFPVVMNGKEDVLWCTELERIFGFPVHYTDVSNMGRVARQKLLGRSWSVPVIRHLFAPLKDYFACE
- the DNMT3B gene encoding DNA (cytosine-5)-methyltransferase 3B isoform X3, producing the protein MKGDTRQLNGEEDASRREDSVLTNGGCSDQSSDSKDAPSPPILEAISTPEIRGRRSSSRLSKREVSSLLSYTQDLTGDGDGEGEDGDGSDTPVMPKLFRETRTRSESPAVRTRNNSSTSTRERHRPSLRSTRGRQGRNHVDESPVAFSTTRSLRRRTGSSAGTPWPSPASPYLTIDLTDEDVVPQSSSTPYARLGQDSQQESMESSQLDADGRDADSTEYQDGKEFGIGDLVWGKIKGFSWWPAMVVSWKATSKRQAMSGMRWVQWFGDGKFSEIPADKLVALGLFSQHFNLATFNKLVSYRKAMYHALEKARIRAGKMFPSSPGDSLEDQLKPMLEWAHGGFKPTGVEGLKPNNKQPENKTRRRTADDSATSDYCPPPKRLKTNCYNNGKDRGEEDQSREQMASDVASNKGNLEDSCLSCGRKNPVSFHPLFEGGLCQTCRDRFLELFYMYDDDGYQSYCTVCCEGRELLLCSNTSCCRCFCVECLEVLVGAGTAAEAKLQEPWSCYMCLPQRCHGILRRRKDWSVRLQAFFTSDPGLEYEAPKLYPAIPANRRRPIRVLSLFDGIATGYLVLKELGIKVEKYVASEVCEESIAVGTVKHEGNIKYVNDVRNITKKNIEEWGPFDLVIGGSPCNDLSNVNPARKGLYEGTGRLFFEFYHLLNYTRPKEGEDRPFFWMFENVVAMKVGDKRDISRFLECNPVMIDAIKVSAAHRARYFWGNLPGMNRPVIASKNDKLELQDCLEFNRTAKLKKVQTITTKSNSIRQGKNQLFPVVMNGKEDVLWCTELERIFGFPVHYTDVSNMGRVARQKLLGRSWSVPVIRHLFAPLKDYFACE